In Pseudonocardia sp. C8, one genomic interval encodes:
- a CDS encoding hydantoinase B/oxoprolinase family protein: MTHTVEDPTLLAILANRLEAIGREMTNTMLRTARSAVIGTARDFSCSIVTGDDRLLASSAGLPVHIFGSHLQSAAMRELHPDLRDGDAYLHNDPYLGNTHHADHTILVPVFVDGEHLFTAVAKAHQADIGNSQPTTYMPFARDVYEEGAISFPCVRIQRDRTDIAEIIRMARRRIRVPGVWYGDYLAALGAARIGERRLQELVERYGADTIRQFVESWFDYSERRMREGLRAIPSGRYVGRATHDPVPGVEEGVPVTVIADVDAEHGHVVIDLRDNPDCVPAGLNQSEATATNSVVTGLFNVLDSDIPHNAGSFRCIEVLLRENCVVGIPLHPTSCSMATTNVADRLVNATQAAFADVGGRGLAHGGAAMGAEFGVISGTDPRRGDGPYVNQIVLGNNGGGAAADTDGWLTLALPVTGGVLNRDSVEVIEEKYPVLVESLRLITDGGGAGRRRGAPPAEVVYGPRESPMFVAFAGDGAHNPAKGVCGARDGLAATAQVLGRTAEPIDIPTIGVEQLVPGERLRANAAGGGGYGDPLDREPELVRTDVLEGWVSSTAAHDVYGVVLTGGIDDETLAVDRPATTELRRRRRPS, from the coding sequence ATGACGCACACCGTCGAGGACCCCACCCTGCTCGCGATCCTCGCCAACCGGCTCGAGGCGATCGGACGCGAGATGACCAACACGATGCTGCGCACCGCCCGGTCGGCGGTCATCGGCACGGCCAGGGACTTCTCCTGCTCGATCGTCACGGGGGACGACCGGCTGCTGGCCTCCAGCGCCGGGCTTCCGGTCCACATCTTCGGGTCCCACCTGCAGTCGGCCGCGATGCGGGAGCTGCATCCGGATCTCCGCGACGGCGACGCCTACCTGCACAACGACCCGTACCTGGGCAACACCCACCACGCCGACCACACCATCCTGGTGCCGGTCTTCGTCGACGGGGAGCACCTGTTCACGGCCGTCGCGAAGGCCCACCAGGCCGACATCGGCAACTCGCAACCCACCACGTACATGCCGTTCGCCCGCGACGTCTACGAAGAGGGCGCGATCAGCTTCCCCTGCGTCCGTATCCAGCGCGACCGGACCGACATCGCGGAGATCATCCGGATGGCGCGCAGGCGCATCCGGGTCCCCGGGGTGTGGTACGGCGACTACCTTGCCGCGTTGGGCGCGGCCCGTATCGGGGAACGACGGCTCCAGGAGCTCGTCGAGCGCTACGGCGCGGACACGATCCGGCAGTTCGTCGAGAGCTGGTTCGACTACTCCGAGCGTCGGATGCGGGAGGGCCTTCGGGCCATTCCCTCCGGTCGCTACGTCGGGCGGGCGACCCACGATCCCGTTCCGGGCGTCGAGGAGGGCGTGCCGGTCACCGTCATCGCGGACGTCGACGCCGAGCACGGCCACGTCGTGATCGACCTGCGGGACAACCCCGACTGCGTGCCTGCCGGGCTGAACCAGAGCGAGGCGACCGCCACCAACAGCGTCGTCACGGGCCTGTTCAACGTGCTCGACAGCGACATCCCGCACAACGCGGGCAGCTTCCGCTGCATCGAGGTGCTCCTGCGGGAGAACTGCGTGGTCGGCATCCCGCTCCACCCCACCTCCTGCTCGATGGCGACCACCAACGTGGCCGACCGGCTGGTGAACGCGACCCAGGCCGCGTTCGCCGACGTCGGCGGCCGCGGGCTCGCGCACGGCGGAGCGGCCATGGGCGCGGAGTTCGGCGTCATCTCGGGTACCGATCCGCGCCGGGGCGACGGGCCGTACGTCAACCAGATCGTGCTGGGCAACAACGGCGGTGGGGCGGCCGCGGACACCGACGGCTGGCTGACCCTCGCCCTGCCGGTGACCGGCGGGGTGCTGAACCGCGACTCGGTCGAGGTGATCGAGGAGAAGTACCCGGTGCTCGTCGAGTCCCTCCGCTTGATCACCGACGGCGGCGGCGCCGGCCGGCGGCGAGGCGCACCACCCGCCGAGGTCGTCTACGGACCCCGCGAGTCACCGATGTTCGTGGCGTTCGCCGGCGACGGCGCCCACAACCCGGCGAAGGGCGTGTGCGGAGCCCGGGACGGGCTCGCTGCCACGGCCCAGGTCCTCGGCCGGACGGCGGAACCGATCGACATCCCGACCATCGGCGTCGAGCAGCTCGTCCCCGGCGAGCGCCTGCGGGCGAACGCCGCGGGCGGCGGAGGATACGGCGACCCGCTCGACCGCGAACCCGAACTGGTCCGCACCGATGTGCTCGAAGGCTGGGTGTCCAGCACCGCCGCGCACGACGTCTACGGGGTGGTCCTGACCGGGGGCATCGACGACGAGACCCTGGCCGTCGACCGACCCGCGACCACCGAGCTCCGCCGACGACGCCGACCGTCCTGA